The Alternaria dauci strain A2016 chromosome 1, whole genome shotgun sequence genome window below encodes:
- a CDS encoding 40S ribosomal protein RACK1, whose translation MAEQLVLRGTLEGHSGWVTSLATSLENPNMLLSGSRDKTLIIWNLTRDETSYGYPKRSLHGHSHIVSDCVISSDGAYALSSSWDKTLRLWELSTGVTTRRFVGHTNDVLSVSFSADNRQIVSGSRDRTIKLWNTLGDCKYTITDKGHTEWVSCVRFSPNPQNPVIVSAGWDKLVKVWELASCRIQTDHIGHTGYINTVTISPDGSLCASGGKDGTTMLWDLNESKHLYSLSAGDEIHALVFSPNRYWLCAATASSIIIFDLEKKSKVDELKPEYMEVGKKSREPECVSLAWSADGQTLFAGYTDNRIRCWGVMARG comes from the exons ATGGCCGAGCAACTCGTACTCCGTGGTACCCTCGAGGGCCACTCTGGCTGGGTCACCTCCCTCGCCACCTCTCTGGAGAA CCCCAACATGCTCCTCTCCGGATCGCGCGACAAGACTCTGATCATCTGGAACCTGACCCGCGACGAGACCTCGTACGGCTACCCCAAGAGGAGCCTCCACGGCCACTCGCACATTGTCTCCGACTGT GTCATCTCCTCTGACGGCGCCTACGCTCTGTCCTCATCGTGGGACAAGACTCTCCGCCTCTGGGAGCTGTCCACCGGTGTCACCACCCGCCGCTTCGTCGGCCACACCAACGACGTTCTCTCCGTCTCCTTCTCCGCCGACAACCGCCAGATCGTCTCCGGATCGCGCGACCGCACCATCAAGCTCTGGAACACCCTTGGTGACTGCAAGTACACCATCACCGACAAGGGCCACACCGAGTGGGTCTCGTGCGTGCGCTTCTCCCCCAACCCCCAGAACCCCGTCATCGTCTCCGCTGGCTGGGACAAGCTCGTCAAG GTCTGGGAACTCGCTTCCTGCCGCATCCAGACCGACCACATCGGTCACACCGGCTACATCAACACCGTCACCATCTCGCCCGATGGCTCCCTGTGCGCCTCCGGTGGCAAGGACGGAACCACCATGCTCTGGGACTTGAACGAGTCCAAGCACCTCTACTCCCTCTCCGCCGGCGACGAGATCCACGCCCTCGTCTTCTCGCCCAACCGCTACTGGCTGTGCGCTGCCACCGCCTCCAGcatcatcatcttcgaccttgagaagaagagcaaggtTGACGAGCTGAAGCCCGAGTACATGGAGGTTGGCAAGAAGAGCCGGGAGCCCGAGTGTGTCTCCTTGGCCTGGAGCGCCGACGGCCAGACCCTGTTCGCCGGATACACTGACAACCGTATCCGCTGCTGGGGTGTCATGGCACGGGGATAG